A genomic stretch from Frigoribacterium sp. PvP032 includes:
- a CDS encoding MFS transporter, with product MTSTPGPEAGRPGGAGAADSQGGTEEAAAAPRWSRPVALVVAAAFFMENLDATILSTATASVAQDFGVQPAQLGIAVTGYLVAVAAFIPLGAWLAERWGARRVFLAAVVLFTLASLACALSPDLAALTTARVVQGAAGAMMVPIGRLIVLRSTEKSELIKAIAYLTWPALAAPVVAPLIGGLLTEHLGWEWVFLVNVPIGALLLVAAWRVVPSPELGDRHPLDWPGLLLVVGAIVALVVAFELLGDQATVLFGALLAVVAVALGLAAGRWFRRARHPLLDLEPFRVATFRVTNLSGSLYRAVVNGVPFVVPLLLQDGFGWSPVEAGLMLMWVFVGNLGVKPFTTPLMHRFRIVPIIVVATVGLAATFVAAAFVGPDTSPVLVAGILLVSGVFRSVGFTAYNTLQFADVPAAQIAPANAIASITGQLAVGLGVALTALTVRVADTVATAEGVGGAATGYQVALVVLAALALLSLPEGLRLPRGAGDSLRSRSA from the coding sequence GTGACGTCGACGCCCGGTCCCGAGGCCGGCCGGCCGGGCGGGGCGGGTGCCGCCGACTCCCAGGGCGGCACCGAGGAGGCGGCGGCAGCGCCGCGCTGGTCGCGACCGGTGGCGCTCGTGGTCGCGGCGGCCTTCTTCATGGAGAACCTCGACGCCACGATCCTGTCGACGGCCACCGCCTCCGTCGCCCAGGACTTCGGCGTGCAGCCGGCCCAGCTCGGGATCGCCGTCACCGGCTACCTGGTCGCGGTGGCCGCGTTCATCCCGCTGGGCGCCTGGCTCGCCGAGCGGTGGGGCGCACGTCGGGTGTTCCTCGCGGCCGTGGTGCTGTTCACGCTGGCGTCGCTCGCGTGCGCCCTCAGCCCCGACCTGGCGGCGCTCACGACGGCACGGGTCGTCCAGGGGGCCGCCGGCGCGATGATGGTGCCGATCGGGCGTCTCATCGTGCTGCGCAGCACCGAGAAGTCCGAGCTGATCAAGGCCATCGCCTACCTGACCTGGCCTGCCCTCGCGGCGCCCGTCGTGGCGCCGCTGATCGGCGGCCTCCTCACCGAGCACCTGGGCTGGGAGTGGGTGTTCCTCGTCAACGTGCCGATCGGCGCGCTGCTGCTCGTCGCGGCCTGGCGCGTCGTGCCGTCGCCCGAGCTCGGCGACCGGCACCCGCTCGACTGGCCGGGGCTGCTGCTCGTCGTCGGCGCGATCGTCGCGCTGGTGGTCGCCTTCGAGCTGCTCGGCGACCAGGCGACGGTGCTGTTCGGGGCTCTCCTCGCCGTCGTGGCGGTGGCCCTGGGGCTCGCGGCCGGCCGGTGGTTCCGTCGGGCCAGGCACCCCCTCCTCGATCTCGAGCCCTTCCGCGTCGCGACGTTCAGGGTCACGAACCTCAGCGGCTCGCTCTACAGGGCCGTCGTCAACGGCGTCCCGTTCGTCGTCCCGTTGCTGCTGCAGGACGGCTTCGGCTGGTCGCCCGTCGAGGCCGGCCTGATGCTGATGTGGGTCTTCGTCGGCAACCTCGGGGTCAAGCCCTTCACGACTCCGCTGATGCATCGGTTCCGGATCGTGCCGATCATCGTCGTCGCCACAGTCGGGCTGGCCGCGACCTTCGTCGCCGCCGCGTTCGTCGGGCCGGACACCTCGCCCGTGCTCGTGGCCGGGATCCTGCTCGTCAGCGGCGTCTTCCGCTCGGTGGGGTTCACGGCCTACAACACCCTGCAGTTCGCCGACGTGCCGGCCGCCCAGATCGCCCCGGCCAACGCCATCGCGTCGATCACGGGCCAGCTCGCCGTCGGCCTCGGCGTCGCGCTCACGGCCCTCACCGTGCGCGTCGCCGACACGGTCGCCACGGCCGAGGGCGTCGGAGGCGCCGCCACCGGCTACCAGGTCGCGCTCGTCGTGCTGGCGGCGCTGGCCCTGCTGAGCCTGCCAGAGGGGCTGCGACTGCCGCGAGGCGCGGGCGACTCGCTGCGGAGCCGCTCGGCCTAG
- a CDS encoding isochorismate synthase, with protein MVLPSLHVPPLSVRTTQIDHISPLLDVVDPRSPLVFVRGGAGMAGIGEALRLEFTGPDRMRDAADAWRAVASRASVVDEVGVPGTGLMAFGSFAFDDGSADTSVLIVPRIVLGRRDGVAWITRVDGAELPPASPVGAAAKLRLVDGELSGPGYAAAVAQAVQAIRRGEVNKVVLARDLVGRLPAEADLRLVAATLLTAYPDCYAFAVGGLIGASPETLVRTERGEVSARVLAGSSARGVDAVTDEQAAHALATSTKDLDEHAFALRSLLLSLAPHADDVVSGEQPFTLKLPNLWHLASDVRGRLTDGSSSLDLIAALHPTAAVAGTPTPRALELIRRLEPFDRGRYAGPVGWVGADGDGEWAIALRCAQVHADGTVRAFAGAGIVAESAPEREVAETTMKFRPVVEAFSL; from the coding sequence CCCGCGCAGCCCGCTCGTGTTCGTCCGGGGCGGCGCCGGCATGGCGGGCATCGGCGAGGCGCTCCGGCTCGAGTTCACCGGGCCGGACCGGATGCGCGACGCCGCAGACGCCTGGCGCGCGGTCGCGAGCCGCGCCTCGGTCGTGGACGAGGTCGGCGTGCCGGGCACGGGCCTGATGGCGTTCGGCTCGTTCGCGTTCGACGACGGGTCGGCCGACACGAGCGTCCTGATCGTGCCGCGCATCGTGCTCGGGCGGCGTGACGGCGTGGCCTGGATCACGAGGGTCGACGGGGCTGAGCTGCCCCCGGCCTCGCCGGTGGGCGCGGCCGCGAAGCTGCGCCTGGTCGACGGCGAGCTGTCAGGGCCGGGCTACGCGGCCGCCGTCGCGCAGGCCGTCCAGGCGATCCGGCGCGGCGAGGTGAACAAGGTCGTGCTCGCGCGCGACCTCGTGGGCCGGCTGCCCGCCGAGGCCGACCTGCGGCTCGTGGCCGCGACCCTCCTCACGGCCTACCCCGACTGCTACGCCTTCGCCGTGGGCGGCCTGATCGGGGCCAGCCCCGAGACCCTCGTCCGCACCGAGCGCGGCGAGGTGAGCGCGCGCGTCCTCGCGGGCAGCAGCGCCCGCGGCGTCGACGCCGTCACCGACGAGCAGGCCGCCCACGCACTCGCCACCTCGACCAAGGACCTCGACGAGCACGCCTTCGCGCTCCGCAGCCTGCTGCTGTCGCTCGCCCCGCACGCCGACGACGTCGTGAGCGGCGAGCAGCCGTTCACCCTCAAGCTGCCGAACCTGTGGCACCTCGCCAGCGATGTGCGCGGCCGGCTCACCGACGGGTCGTCGTCGCTCGACCTGATCGCCGCCCTGCACCCGACCGCCGCCGTGGCCGGCACTCCCACCCCGCGGGCGCTCGAGCTGATCCGTCGCCTCGAGCCGTTCGACCGCGGCCGCTACGCCGGCCCGGTGGGCTGGGTGGGCGCCGACGGCGACGGCGAGTGGGCGATCGCGCTCCGCTGCGCGCAGGTGCACGCCGACGGCACCGTCAGGGCCTTCGCCGGCGCCGGGATCGTCGCCGAGAGCGCCCCCGAGCGCGAGGTGGCCGAGACGACGATGAAGTTCCGGCCCGTCGTCGAGGCGTTCTCGCTGTGA